In Miscanthus floridulus cultivar M001 chromosome 8, ASM1932011v1, whole genome shotgun sequence, the sequence CGATTTGGCTTTTCCATACGTAACGTTTGCTATATACTGTTGGATATACTCTATGTCTAGATTTATAGTACaagtaatgtatctagaaaagtcaaaacgtcttgtaATTTAGAACGAAGGAAGTAATAGATAGAATATCATCCATTAGCAAAACAAAAAGGAAATACATGTGTAGTCTATAAAATACCTTACGTCAGTAGACGATTCCAATACAAAAAGGTGTCTAGTACTAAATTTACCAAAAAAACATTACTAGACCCCAATGTTTTCAAGTTCAAACCCCCATTTGCATTGCTTAactactcttcttttcttttacaAAAGTAGCTTCCTTATAGCTTGTTTGGATACTTAACTACTAGGGTGGTTAAAATTAACCCTGGCTCATCTAAACAGAGATCCAAGTCTAACTGGTTGTTAACTAACTCTAACTATTTTTGGTTAATTTGTAGTCCAAGTAGTAGCTACATTAACTGATCTAAATATGGCCTTATTCCCACGTAAGTTATGGACTTATATGGTAGGGTACACTGGTCGATCACCAGCTAATTTTAATCGATGCTGAAATGAACCACTCCTGTCTGCATCTCCTAGTTGCACATAAAGTTTGGCACACGGCATTCGATCCCTTAACTGTCACCCTTGAGGGCCTCTATCCACGAAACAGGAATTTTGCAGGGACCCATAGTTCTGACTTGTGCTCAGTAGCATAGCATCTGTTGAGCCACGAGAGGTCGCCCGTGTAGCGGTGCGTGACGGTGAGGCGCTTATAAAAGGCGAAAGAGAGGAATATGGCCGTCGTGGCCACATACGACTGGCTCACCTCCAAGAAACCTATAGTACCCGCGTACATACATAGTACTCCGTATGATCTAGGACTTGGACGACAACTACGAAGTTGCTGTATCTTCCAATGACGGAAACAGAGAAACATTTTCCTAGCTAGCCTTAATTAGCACGTACGAGCTCGACGTTTCGATCAATTAACTTGTGCTTAATTAGAGCAGAAATCAAAGGCCGCGCCGCTACTTAAGGAAATTAATTAATCGCCGGTAACAGTTTCTcgtttaattttttttagcaagAAGAATATAGGGGCTCACGAGGGATGATCGATGGTTGTTTGCTGTACGTACCCGGGCGAAGCGGAAGTGCTCGGCGGCGACGGCTAGCGGCACGGCGGAGAAGAGCGGGAACAGCTTCGTGCCCAGAAACACCTCCTGCAACTCCGCCGCGGCGCGCCGCACGCCCTGCCGCACCGGCGAGCGCGTCGGCGTCATCTCGTGCTCCGCCAGACGCCCCGACGACGTTGACGTCGCCGTCGTCTCCACGGCAGGCGTCTCCTCGTCCTTGGAGGCGGCCAGCAGCCCGGTCCCTAGGAGGTCGCCTGCTGCACCGACGTCGCCGCTGTTGGGAGACTCCATGATGCCCCCCAACAATCTCGGTAACAGACCGAATTAAACGACGCGTTCGATCAGCACTTCCGCTGATAAATCTATACGGGTCAAACGTGGAGTGGCGAAGGAGGTCTGAGTAGCTGTGATGGGCTGCACGGAGGCACGGAGCACATATATATGGCTGAAAGCAGCTGAGATCTTTTTTCTGGTTATTAATAAATCGTGAGGAAAATAGCTACGCAGTAATATAACTATACAACAGTCCTATAAAAAATTATAACTATAAATAAAAGGTAAAAgtatattaatttaattaatgaGTAAATTTAACAGGCGTTTTTAACCTTTTTCCGAGTTTTTATTCTGGTCCTAGTATTTGAAAATTACGCACTCAGCTCTCTAAATTTGTCACTACCTCTCATCCCTATTTCACGGGCGTTCTTGAACCCTTATTCGAGCTCTTATTCTAGTCCCAATATATATTTAAAAACTACACACTCAGCTCTCTAAATTTATCCTTAATTTTCATCCCTAAATTATAAATTATATACTCCGCTCCCTAAACTTGTTTTAAGTTTTCACCCTTAACACTTGCAAATTGCACATTTAACTCTCTAAACTTGTATTATTGTACCATCTTGGTCCACCCCTCCACTCTACGTTTTGTCAACCTCATCCCGCCACGTTGCATGTGCCTGGCTCACCTAGGTGGTTGCGCCACAGTTGTGTGCCTACCTGCTCTGCGTTGCCATACCCATGCTATTATGCCAGGCTCTACCACGCTCTGCTTGCTCCTTGCATGCCATGACATGTGAACCAAGCTTTCTCAACACCAAGTGGTTGACCAGAACCCATGGTTGTGATCGTCCAATCCATGCTCTTGCTTGACTCCATCCTCCTCAACACCTCACCGTGACACCGATGCCGACCCATGCCCCGTGGTATTCACACTTGACACCAACACTGCCACACTCCTTCCTCCCCCTGTTGCGCAAGCTCTCATGTTCATCATTTCCTCATATACACTCCCTACCCTCTTGGCACCCTTCCTCAACTCATGTCGACTCACCATTTCCTCATACACACTCCCTAACCTCTTGGCGTCATTCCTCAACTCATGCCGCGACGAGCTCAttgtaacaacccaggttttcGTGCATCCAAAAATacgaagttttttttaaaaaaaaatcctgcaatgtatgaactgtggtatcaactgaataatgataatgtgatagcttggtcctcctgaacTATCACATTTTGATGTAATATGTGGATTTCTCTTCGAGAAAATAGTagatcgtttcagttggtatcagagccatacttgactcTAGGACGAGACCCTTAGGACCAAACACTAGTATAGAAGCCAACCATCCTGTTTGTTGTAGAACTATAGGTGCTAACACTTGTTTCTCTTCCCGCCTTGAGTTCTACTGCTAATTTACCTCCCAGTTATGAAATATTCCCTACAGGCCAATTCAATATTTCCCTTTACTGCCCATGCTAGATCAGTTGTTGTGTGAGACTTTGAAGGCCTAGGAGTCACtttaagtcaacactatgcatataggagttgtaatgtTGTTTCATTGACTGGATCTTGTGTTGTTATGCTTCTTGTGCTTCTGTATGTTTGAGTGTAGGCTATAGAAGCTATTTTGTGTTCTTTATGTGAGGCTCCAAATCTTAGTTATCTAAGTCAGCTAACCTAAGCCATCCTATGACTAGATAAGTAGCCCCAACTAATTGGAGTTGAGAATATAAAGCCGATGCATCATGTCTTTACCAAACCATTTCAAAACTGTTTTTGGCTTCCAACTAAACCGCGTTTTTAAAATCACCCTCCCTTATTTTGGTTGAAAAAATTCCTTTCTCAAACAAGAACAAATTTATGTAAAAAAACAAAACATGTAGAAAGATCTTCCTTTCCCAAAAGAAAGCAGTTTTAGTTCCTTTCTCAACCAGATTTGATTTCAAAAGTTATCTATGAAATAGTTTGAAAAACCAGTCTCCTTTCAAAAGGTGTTACAAATTCACTTCCGAAAAACATAAGTTTTGCTTTTCATCTCCCACCTTGAACAAAATGTTTTCAAACCAAAGATCTTTTGCTCGATTTTGTTTTAAATGCTTTTGATTTCACGCCGAGAGCCAAAACCCTTTCAAAAGTCAACTTTACCTTCAAAATTGTTTGCAACTGATTTACCAAACAATTTTTTTGCGAAAAGATTTTGTTGGCAAAAATGAAAATGTGTTTCCAAAAATCTAGTTTCAAAAATGTTGTTTTGGAAAAAGGGTTTTCTAAAAACCAATTTTGATTGCGAAAGCTTTACCTTTCAAATaagaaatgatttcaaatcatttTCAAAACTAGTTTTGTTTGATTCAAACAAATGGGAAGCAACACTTTGTTTCGAAAACCAAACTGAGTTTTCAAAAATCATTTGATTTGAAACCATTCAAAAAAGAAAGTGTTTTGTTTTAGGAAACAAGGACTTTCAAAAGATTTGGTTTTAAAAACTTGCATGGATTTCAACCTGTTTTAAAAAGGCACCTTTTATTTCAAAAGTTTGACCTACCCTGGAATTCAAAAGTTTTGTAAATCACTCCTTCACTATTCAAGCAGGATTTTGAAAACTACTTGTCTTGAAAAGTTTTGGTATTTGCAAAATGTTTTCATCAAAATGGTTTCAAACTCCACATACCCACTATTTCTAAACATCTTTTGTCCAAAATGCCTATTtggaaaagtttataaaatggtTTGAATTCTAAAACTCCTCTTCGAGAGGACTAAATGTTCTTGAAAATCGTTTCAAAAGATGTTTGGAAAGCAAAAAAACTTCTATAAAAGTCTTGATTTTATGAACTGAAAACCTATTTAAAGCATTTTCAAAATCTCTTTTGTGGGTTTGTTCTAGTTTGACCAAAAATCAAAACCAATGATTTGAGTTTCAAAAACCAAAGTGGGTTACAACCTATTTCAAACATCTTCGTGTTGATTTCGAAAATCCAAAGGTTGTAACCTTCTTCCTTGCAAGATTTGCAAAGCAAAGGATTTAGAACTGTGTCTTAAAAAAAGAAGACTTCCAAAACCGTTTATCCTTgcctttttcaaaaaaaaatccccTCTCCCTTTAGCTTGGGATATCGAGTTGTTGCTAGTGACTTATTTGGTAGGGTGTCGTGATCACAACCCACGGTGTCATGACAAAACCTAGGGCCCCGTGCGTGCTGCATCCACACGGCTTGCTACTAGGCGTACGCTGGTATCGAGGTACGTGACTATGACCGCTCCAACTGGTACCCGCATACTACTATAATCCTATGCTTAGCTTTTCAAAATCTCACTACAAAAACAACTGTTTGAAAAGAGTTTTACTTAAAACAATGGATGTTTTGATTTCGAAGATCCCCATTGAAATACCCTATTTTGTTCTAACAAAGAAATTTCAAAATCCAATGATTTGCCAAAACAAACTCTTGTTTGCagtaaaaacaacttttaaaaaagGGGGGATTTTGAAAAAGTTTTCTTCCCCTAACTTTCTCACCATCAAAACTCTCGGCCTATGTCAAATGTTTTGAAAACCTTGCTCGTATTTCAAAATGCTATGCAAAAAGATGCTTCAAACCCTTGTTTGTGTCCTTGGAAATTTTGAGAAAAGTTCTTTTCTTTCAAACATCGTTTtcccaaaagaaaaagaaggattTATGAAAACCCATTTTCAAAGTTTCTTCGAAATTCCTTGCAAATTGATAAAAGTTTTTGGTTTTCAAAAATTCAAAAACCGACTTCAAAAGGGACTTTGTTTTCAAAAGAAAACTATTTCAAGTTGCTTTCCTATCTTGCAAAAGGGATTTCGTATCAAAATAAAAACTACTTCCAAAATTGTCTTTTGTTCCAAAAATCTTTGTTCAAAGAAAGAGAGTTTTCCCAAATGACATTTGAACTCgctttacaaaaattttggtgCATGAAAATGTTTTCAACTGGTGTTTAAACTTGCTTTCCAAAAACCTTGGATTACAAAAACAAACTGATTTCAAAATAAATTTCGAACTCGGTTCGCGTGAGTTTCAAAAGGTCTTTTGAGAAACGTCCCCTCTTCAAAAACCAATTTGATCTTGCAAAAATTATTTTCACCCCGATTAAAATGCAAATGACTTTCTACATTCAAAAGGGTTTTATGCAAACTACTTTCCAAAAAGCTCTTCTTTTAAAATGTTTCTCAAAAAAGCTCCTTTGCAAAACCTGATGCATGAATGCATGTAGGACATCCGGTAAAAGCCATCAACCTTAGATAAACCCATATAGCCATCCTTCAAGAGTAGTAACCCctaaatctcgaggatgagattcctataaggggggtGGACTGTAACAACCAGGGTTTCATGCATCCAAAAGTATgaactttttaaaaaatttcctacAATGTATGAATTGTGGTATcaactgaataatgataatgtgatagTTTGGTCCTCATTGACGGTAGTTaatattcatcataaaccatcaatataacttccataaatggctaaaatggatcaccactgtagacttaggggtttaaactgacaaattccataaattttggtgaatctatgttgtcagtaggatttaattagaaaaccatcaaggaggacctattcgtcaaagaaaaTCATAGAATTTCGTCGCGTAAacaacgtgggaagactctagaagaatcCAGAAGGCAAATCACCAAAGCGGGGCCTGAGCCGCTGACAAGTGGGGCTGACCGGCTCCACCTGCAAGCCAGTCATCCTATGGGGTCCTCCTGGCAGTCCCTCGTcattatgtcagttctccaccgccctaaggattgcatctccatcgtttattcaagttggtttgatccaagggctcaggattgatgctctagcctatatatacctaCCTACACCCCCTCTAGGGCATCCatgcatttgatcctaagagcctgAGGGCCAAAAACCCTAATCCATATCTCCACcaagatcagagctagcaatcaagagaagatttgtCTCAattggatctagtcttgtattagagatagagagatagagtgagaggaaaGAGTTTTAGAGGAgtcccggcctatcggtgctctctctacggcttgtaccctggcgaaatcaagttcttcttgagcttgcttctgagatttctctggtaatcgacttctaactcaagtaagcatcttgttcatattgttcttcag encodes:
- the LOC136471592 gene encoding vacuolar cation/proton exchanger 1c-like isoform X1; translation: MESPNSGDVGAAGDLLGTGLLAASKDEETPAVETTATSTSSGRLAEHEMTPTRSPVRQGVRRAAAELQEVFLGTKLFPLFSAVPLAVAAEHFRFARLDRPCSSRRTCELPKRAYCRYSRTNSWRASERNLWECT
- the LOC136471592 gene encoding vacuolar cation/proton exchanger 1c-like isoform X2, yielding MESPNSGDVGAAGDLLGTGLLAASKDEETPAVETTATSTSSGRLAEHEMTPTRSPVRQGVRRAAAELQEVFLGTKLFPLFSAVPLAVAAEHFRFARAYCRYSRTNSWRASERNLWECT